The following are encoded together in the Dyella terrae genome:
- the ispC gene encoding 1-deoxy-D-xylulose-5-phosphate reductoisomerase encodes MNVQRLSILGSTGSIGTSTLDVVARHPDRFRVFALTAHRQIDRLFDQCRAFLPEVVVVGDAEGAAELKQKLRAARLSTEVAYGPQALSAAASAAACDTVVAAIVGAAGLASSLAAARAGKKILLANKEALVVSGALFMRTVAEHGATLLPLDSEHNAIFQCLGTGSCTGAGVERLILTASGGPFLQRELDTLDAVTPDQACKHPNWVMGRKISVDSATMMNKGLEVIEARWLFDMPAERIEVLIHPQSVIHSMVAYADQSVLAQLGNPDMRTPIAHAMAHPDRIDSGVAPLDLTRMSNLSFYAPDLARFPCLRLGLQVLRDGCRASVTLNAANEIAVDAFLREQIRFTDIARVVERTLDQLPALAATAQLDDILAADERARATAHQIIAKLSAPRAVVATIH; translated from the coding sequence ATGAACGTGCAGCGCTTGAGCATTCTTGGTTCCACTGGCTCCATCGGCACCAGCACATTGGATGTGGTCGCGCGCCATCCGGATCGCTTCCGCGTGTTTGCGCTCACGGCGCATCGCCAGATCGATCGGTTGTTTGACCAGTGTCGTGCGTTCCTGCCGGAAGTCGTGGTGGTGGGTGATGCCGAGGGTGCCGCGGAACTGAAGCAGAAGCTTCGCGCGGCGCGTTTGTCCACCGAAGTGGCTTACGGTCCGCAGGCGTTGAGCGCGGCGGCTAGCGCGGCGGCTTGCGATACCGTGGTGGCTGCCATTGTCGGCGCGGCGGGTCTTGCCTCGTCGCTGGCCGCGGCACGCGCCGGCAAGAAGATCCTGCTGGCGAACAAGGAGGCCCTGGTGGTGTCAGGGGCTCTGTTCATGCGCACCGTGGCTGAGCATGGCGCCACGCTGTTGCCACTGGACAGCGAACACAACGCCATCTTCCAGTGCCTTGGTACGGGCTCGTGCACGGGGGCAGGCGTCGAGCGCCTGATCCTCACTGCCTCAGGTGGTCCGTTTCTGCAGCGTGAGTTGGATACGCTGGATGCCGTGACGCCCGACCAGGCCTGCAAGCATCCGAACTGGGTGATGGGGCGCAAGATTTCGGTCGACTCGGCCACCATGATGAACAAGGGGCTGGAAGTCATCGAGGCTCGCTGGCTGTTCGACATGCCGGCGGAGCGTATCGAGGTGCTGATTCATCCGCAGAGCGTGATTCACTCGATGGTGGCTTACGCCGACCAGTCCGTGCTTGCGCAACTGGGCAACCCCGACATGCGCACGCCGATTGCGCATGCCATGGCGCATCCGGATCGTATCGACTCGGGCGTGGCGCCATTGGACCTCACACGCATGTCCAACCTGAGTTTTTATGCGCCGGATCTCGCGAGGTTTCCGTGCCTGCGGCTTGGTCTGCAGGTGTTGCGTGACGGTTGCCGCGCTAGCGTGACCTTGAACGCCGCCAATGAAATTGCGGTGGACGCGTTTCTGCGGGAGCAGATTCGTTTCACCGATATCGCGCGCGTGGTGGAGCGCACGCTTGATCAGTTGCCGGCACTGGCTGCCACCGCGCAGCTGGACGATATCCTTGCCGCCGACGAGCGGGCGCGTGCGACGGCTCACCAAATTATTGCCAAGCTATCAGCGCCGCGCGCTGTCGTAGCAACCATTCATTGA
- a CDS encoding copper resistance D family protein: protein MALLVDIFGYLSVILHGLVIVAQSMTLGGLLFLVFLLHPLSSRLVQGDALEQRIVRLTRWSAWGLVLAELATTALQVSVLMSTVDLPFSNVMQASFAVAASVKILCALAIAFCLGQRTMARSIPRTLLLLVGLIELAAATATTHAYARLDDNTLLMLVEGLHQFGAAIWIGAIPCFVVVLRHLQDADGLRLVGSRFSRMSMIGVACVLLSGITMWIFYVGDAQGFYGTAYGVMVGAKVAMFIGLLGLGLGNFLVTERLRKGGDASVTRMRRFAEVEIGIGFTIFFAAASLTSVPPAVDLTTDRVTLHEIAVRNAPAWPRLSSPDHDTLAISQLQTQLDQDAARDHQVTQSATTPGSGILPPRNAEDIAWSEYNHHWAGIFVLLIGFLALLSRAGMRWARHWPLLFLLMAAFLLLRSDPEVWPLGQEGWWVAWRDVEVAQHRFFVLLIILFGTFEWSVRTGRLKSERAALVFPLLVAVGGAMLLTHSHQISNVKDQMLIELTHTPLALAGVAAGWSRWLELRLPGRGGRIAGYVWPACFMLIGVILLWYREA, encoded by the coding sequence GTGGCACTGCTCGTCGACATTTTTGGCTACCTGAGCGTCATCCTGCATGGACTGGTGATCGTCGCCCAGTCCATGACATTGGGCGGCCTGCTTTTCCTTGTGTTCCTGCTGCACCCGCTGAGCTCACGACTGGTACAGGGCGACGCGCTGGAACAACGCATCGTGCGCCTGACCCGCTGGAGCGCCTGGGGACTGGTGCTCGCCGAACTGGCGACGACCGCACTGCAGGTGTCCGTGTTGATGTCGACCGTCGACCTGCCCTTCTCCAACGTCATGCAGGCGTCGTTCGCCGTGGCGGCCAGCGTCAAGATCCTCTGTGCGCTCGCCATCGCCTTTTGCCTGGGCCAACGCACCATGGCGCGGTCGATTCCGCGCACGCTACTGCTGCTGGTCGGCCTGATCGAACTGGCCGCCGCCACGGCCACTACGCATGCCTATGCGCGCCTGGACGACAACACCCTGCTGATGCTCGTGGAAGGCCTGCACCAGTTCGGCGCCGCGATCTGGATCGGTGCCATTCCCTGCTTTGTGGTTGTACTACGCCACCTGCAGGACGCTGATGGCTTAAGGTTGGTCGGTTCGCGCTTCTCCCGTATGTCGATGATCGGCGTGGCCTGCGTCCTGCTGTCCGGCATCACCATGTGGATCTTCTACGTGGGCGACGCGCAGGGTTTCTACGGCACGGCCTACGGCGTCATGGTTGGCGCCAAGGTGGCGATGTTCATCGGCCTGCTGGGCCTGGGGCTCGGCAACTTCTTGGTCACCGAACGCCTGCGCAAGGGAGGCGATGCCTCCGTGACGCGCATGCGTCGCTTTGCCGAAGTGGAGATCGGCATCGGCTTCACCATCTTCTTCGCGGCGGCCTCGCTGACGTCCGTACCACCTGCCGTCGACCTGACCACCGATCGCGTGACACTGCACGAAATCGCCGTACGCAATGCGCCGGCATGGCCGCGCCTGAGTTCACCCGATCACGACACGCTAGCCATTTCGCAATTGCAGACCCAACTGGATCAGGACGCCGCGCGTGATCACCAAGTAACGCAGTCGGCCACGACGCCTGGTTCCGGCATCCTGCCGCCGCGCAATGCCGAAGATATCGCGTGGTCCGAATACAACCATCATTGGGCAGGTATCTTCGTCCTGTTGATCGGCTTCCTCGCCTTGCTCAGTCGCGCGGGCATGCGATGGGCGCGCCATTGGCCACTACTGTTCCTGCTTATGGCGGCCTTTTTGCTGCTCCGATCCGACCCTGAGGTATGGCCACTGGGTCAGGAGGGATGGTGGGTGGCGTGGCGCGATGTAGAAGTGGCGCAGCACCGATTCTTCGTATTGCTGATCATCCTGTTCGGCACATTCGAATGGTCCGTACGCACTGGCCGCCTGAAGAGCGAGCGCGCGGCGCTGGTCTTTCCGCTACTGGTCGCCGTAGGCGGCGCCATGTTGCTCACGCACAGTCATCAGATTTCCAACGTGAAAGATCAGATGCTGATTGAATTGACCCACACGCCGCTGGCGCTGGCCGGCGTGGCCGCGGGTTGGTCGCGATGGCTGGAGTTGCGCCTGCCCGGTCGCGGCGGGCGTATTGCGGGCTACGTGTGGCCGGCGTGCTTCATGCTGATCGGCGTGATCTTGCTGTGGTATCGCGAGGCGTGA
- a CDS encoding polyprenyl synthetase family protein, whose protein sequence is MPRILQRTERALEHYLPSVDTVPATLHDGMRYATLGGGKRLRALLCHASGELVDADPATLDGAASAIEMIHAYSLVHDDLPAMDNDLLRRGQPTVHVRYGEAMAILVGDGLQAQAFAVIGDMPASATQRVALLKELAAASSSQGMVGGQAIDLESVGHVLSRDQLEQMHRLKTGALLRAAVFMGAHCGALAMSPELHSALDGYQRAVGLAFQVVDDILDVTTDAATLGKTPGKDAQDNKPTYVSLLGLDASRKLAEDLGERARAALAPLGERAAHLHGLADMVVHRIR, encoded by the coding sequence ATGCCACGGATCCTGCAGCGCACCGAGCGGGCACTGGAGCATTATCTGCCGTCGGTCGATACCGTACCGGCGACGCTGCATGACGGCATGCGCTACGCCACGCTCGGCGGCGGAAAGCGCCTGCGTGCGCTGCTTTGCCATGCGTCGGGTGAACTGGTGGACGCGGACCCGGCGACTCTCGATGGCGCTGCCAGTGCGATCGAAATGATCCACGCGTATTCGCTAGTGCACGACGATCTTCCAGCGATGGACAACGATCTGCTCCGCCGCGGTCAGCCGACCGTGCACGTGCGCTATGGCGAAGCGATGGCGATCCTCGTTGGTGATGGTTTGCAAGCCCAGGCTTTCGCCGTGATCGGTGACATGCCGGCCAGCGCGACTCAGCGCGTGGCACTGCTGAAGGAGCTCGCGGCCGCAAGCAGCTCACAGGGCATGGTGGGCGGGCAGGCGATCGACCTGGAAAGCGTGGGGCATGTGCTGTCGCGCGATCAGCTCGAACAGATGCATCGATTGAAGACGGGCGCCTTGTTGCGGGCGGCGGTATTCATGGGTGCGCATTGCGGTGCGTTGGCCATGTCGCCGGAACTCCACTCAGCGCTCGATGGTTACCAGCGCGCCGTGGGGCTCGCGTTCCAGGTGGTCGATGACATTCTGGACGTGACTACCGATGCGGCCACGCTGGGCAAGACGCCCGGCAAGGACGCGCAGGACAACAAGCCGACCTACGTGTCGCTGCTTGGGTTGGATGCCTCGCGCAAGTTGGCGGAGGACCTGGGCGAGCGTGCGCGCGCCGCGCTGGCTCCGCTGGGTGAGCGCGCCGCGCACCTGCATGGCCTTGCCGACATGGTGGTGCATCGCATTCGCTGA
- the dxs gene encoding 1-deoxy-D-xylulose-5-phosphate synthase yields the protein MYDLLRTVDSPAQLRELDMPALHQLASELRVFILESVSHTGGHLSSNLGSVELTIALHYVFDTPGDRLVWDVGHQSYPHKILTGRREAMGGIRQLEGISGFPRRSESEYDTFGTAHSSTSISAALGMAHAARILGDARHSIAVIGDGALSAGMAFEAMNNAGVAEDLPLLVVLNDNDMSISPPVGALRYCFGRLISGRFYQHARRGVHYALRPIPPISHLASRLESQMKGLVVPSPLFEEFGFNYTGPIDGHDLDVLIPALQNIKTLRGPQFLHVITQKGHGYKLAEADPIQYHGPGKFDPKIGLVSSAKAARKSYTQVFSEWLCDEAAQDPRIVGITPAMREGSGLVEFEKRFPDRYFDVAIAEQHAVTFAAGLATEGLRPVVAIYSTFLQRGYDQLIHDVALQNLPVALAIDRAGIVGADGATHMGAFDLAYLRCIPNMVVMAASDENECRQMLHTAVNHDAPCAVRYPRGTGPGVATEAVMSVLPIGKGELRRHSGKAPGQRVAILAFGSMVAPSLAAAEALDATVANMRFVKPLDEALVRQLAQTHDAVVTVEEGCLQGGAGSACVECLSDTGTVVPVLRLGLPDEFVEHGDPATLLNHYGLDAEGIRASIQRFTDRVLAAKPSCAVAREARSP from the coding sequence GTGTACGATCTGCTACGAACCGTTGATTCACCGGCGCAGTTGCGCGAGCTGGACATGCCGGCGCTGCATCAGTTGGCGAGCGAATTGCGCGTATTCATCCTGGAGAGCGTCTCCCACACGGGCGGGCATCTTTCCTCCAACCTCGGCAGCGTCGAGCTGACCATTGCGCTGCATTATGTATTCGATACACCAGGCGACCGTCTGGTGTGGGACGTCGGTCACCAGTCGTATCCGCACAAAATTCTCACCGGCCGTCGCGAGGCGATGGGCGGCATTCGACAGCTTGAAGGCATCTCCGGTTTCCCTCGGCGCAGCGAGTCGGAATACGACACCTTCGGTACGGCGCATTCCAGTACGTCGATTTCGGCGGCGCTGGGTATGGCGCATGCCGCGCGCATCCTTGGCGACGCGCGCCACAGCATCGCGGTGATCGGTGACGGAGCGCTCAGCGCGGGCATGGCGTTCGAGGCGATGAACAATGCCGGCGTGGCGGAAGACCTGCCCCTGCTGGTGGTGCTCAACGACAATGACATGTCCATTTCGCCCCCCGTGGGTGCGCTGCGGTATTGCTTCGGCCGGCTGATTTCCGGCCGCTTCTACCAGCACGCGCGCCGGGGTGTGCATTACGCGTTGCGGCCCATTCCGCCGATCAGCCATCTGGCATCGCGGCTGGAGTCGCAGATGAAAGGCTTGGTGGTGCCGTCACCCTTGTTCGAGGAGTTCGGCTTCAACTACACCGGGCCGATCGATGGTCATGATCTGGACGTGCTGATTCCGGCGCTGCAGAACATCAAGACGTTGCGCGGCCCGCAGTTCCTGCACGTCATTACGCAAAAAGGGCACGGCTACAAACTGGCCGAGGCCGATCCCATCCAATACCACGGCCCAGGCAAGTTCGATCCCAAGATCGGCTTGGTCTCGTCTGCCAAGGCCGCGCGCAAGAGCTACACGCAAGTGTTCTCCGAGTGGCTGTGCGACGAGGCGGCGCAGGATCCGCGCATCGTCGGCATTACGCCCGCCATGCGCGAAGGCTCAGGGTTGGTCGAGTTTGAGAAGCGCTTTCCTGATCGCTATTTCGACGTCGCCATCGCCGAGCAGCATGCGGTGACGTTCGCGGCCGGCCTGGCGACGGAAGGGCTGCGACCGGTGGTGGCGATCTATTCCACCTTCCTGCAACGTGGCTACGACCAGTTGATCCATGACGTCGCGTTGCAGAATTTGCCGGTGGCCCTTGCGATCGATCGTGCTGGCATTGTTGGCGCGGATGGCGCTACGCATATGGGCGCCTTCGACCTAGCCTACCTGCGCTGCATTCCGAACATGGTGGTGATGGCTGCCTCGGACGAAAACGAGTGCCGCCAGATGCTGCATACGGCCGTGAACCACGATGCACCTTGCGCGGTGCGTTATCCGCGCGGCACCGGGCCGGGCGTGGCTACCGAAGCGGTCATGAGCGTGTTGCCTATCGGCAAGGGCGAGTTGCGGCGGCACAGTGGAAAAGCACCGGGTCAGCGCGTGGCTATCCTCGCGTTCGGTTCGATGGTGGCGCCCAGCCTTGCCGCCGCCGAAGCGCTGGATGCGACCGTGGCCAATATGCGTTTCGTGAAGCCGCTGGACGAGGCGTTGGTGCGGCAGCTAGCCCAGACGCACGATGCGGTGGTGACCGTGGAAGAAGGTTGCCTACAGGGTGGCGCCGGGTCGGCCTGCGTCGAATGCTTGTCCGACACGGGTACGGTGGTGCCGGTACTTCGCCTGGGTCTGCCGGATGAATTCGTCGAACACGGCGATCCGGCCACGTTGCTCAATCACTACGGGCTGGATGCGGAGGGCATTCGTGCTTCCATCCAGCGTTTCACCGACCGGGTGCTGGCTGCCAAGCCAAGCTGCGCCGTCGCGCGGGAGGCCCGTTCTCCATGA
- the ispH gene encoding 4-hydroxy-3-methylbut-2-enyl diphosphate reductase — translation MKVILAQPRGFCAGVVRAIEIVERALQRYGAPVYVHHEIVHNRHVVDDLRSKGAIFVDDLADVPEGAHAIFSAHGVGRSVEALAERRSLQVLDATCPLVTKVHNQGQRYAQEGRTVVLIGHAGHPEVVGTLDQIPGPVVLVQDVGEAETLDFPADAPLAYVSQTTLSVDDTRRIIDVLRRRFTNLSGPSTGDICYATQNRQSAVRELAGQVEVMLVVGSPNSSNSRRLQEIAEELGVPSYLLADGGELQQAWVADARIVGLTAGASAPEASVDDVLRALRQLAPVELVTMDGRRERAVFPLPVVLEAVS, via the coding sequence ATGAAAGTGATTCTTGCCCAGCCACGCGGTTTCTGTGCAGGCGTGGTTCGCGCCATTGAAATCGTCGAGCGCGCCTTGCAGCGTTATGGCGCTCCCGTATACGTGCATCACGAGATCGTGCACAACCGGCACGTAGTCGACGATTTGCGCTCCAAGGGCGCGATCTTTGTTGACGACCTGGCCGACGTGCCGGAAGGCGCGCACGCCATTTTTAGCGCGCACGGCGTCGGCCGTTCCGTCGAAGCGCTGGCCGAGCGACGCAGTCTGCAGGTGCTGGACGCGACGTGTCCGCTGGTAACCAAAGTGCATAACCAGGGCCAGCGCTACGCACAGGAAGGGCGCACGGTGGTGTTGATCGGCCACGCCGGTCATCCCGAAGTGGTTGGTACGCTCGACCAGATTCCCGGGCCGGTGGTGCTGGTGCAGGACGTGGGGGAGGCCGAAACGCTCGACTTTCCTGCGGACGCACCGCTCGCCTATGTCTCGCAGACCACGCTGAGTGTCGATGACACGCGGCGCATCATCGACGTGCTGCGCCGGCGCTTCACCAACTTGTCCGGCCCGAGCACGGGCGACATTTGCTACGCCACGCAGAATCGTCAGAGCGCGGTGCGCGAGCTGGCGGGGCAGGTGGAAGTGATGCTGGTGGTCGGCTCGCCGAACAGCTCGAATTCGCGTCGCTTGCAGGAAATCGCCGAAGAGTTGGGCGTGCCTAGCTACTTGCTTGCCGACGGTGGCGAACTGCAGCAGGCGTGGGTGGCCGATGCGCGTATCGTCGGACTCACGGCGGGCGCGTCGGCACCGGAAGCGTCTGTTGATGATGTACTTCGTGCCTTGCGGCAACTCGCTCCGGTGGAGCTGGTCACCATGGACGGACGCCGCGAGCGCGCGGTGTTTCCTCTCCCGGTGGTGTTGGAGGCCGTGTCATGA
- a CDS encoding ferredoxin--NADP reductase, which produces MMVALATEYVIDVHHWNDSLFSFRTTRDPGFRFDSGHFVMLGLEVEGKPLLRAYSIASANHEEHLEFVSIKVPDGPLTSRLQHLKPGDPLIVSRKPTGTLVLNDLRPGKHLYLLGTGTGLAPFLSIVRDPETYERFDKIVLAHGVRRISDLVFAEYLEHELPGHPYLGDLVREKLVYYPSVTREPFHHRGRLTDAIVDGRMSDAAGLPSLNPETDRVMLCGSQAMLDDTSALLDGRGFQVSPRTREPGDYVIERAFVER; this is translated from the coding sequence GTGATGGTGGCATTGGCGACGGAATACGTGATCGACGTTCATCACTGGAACGATAGCCTTTTCAGTTTCCGGACCACGCGTGATCCGGGCTTCCGGTTCGATAGCGGCCATTTCGTGATGCTTGGGCTGGAAGTAGAAGGCAAGCCGCTGCTGCGTGCGTACTCGATCGCCAGTGCCAACCACGAAGAACACCTCGAATTCGTCAGCATCAAAGTGCCCGATGGGCCGCTGACGTCGCGCTTGCAGCACCTCAAGCCCGGCGACCCGCTCATCGTCAGTCGCAAGCCGACCGGCACGCTGGTGCTCAACGACCTTCGCCCCGGCAAGCACCTTTACCTACTCGGTACGGGGACGGGGCTGGCGCCTTTCCTGAGCATTGTGCGTGACCCGGAAACTTACGAGCGTTTCGACAAGATCGTGCTGGCGCACGGCGTGCGCCGGATCAGCGACCTGGTGTTCGCGGAATACCTGGAGCACGAACTTCCGGGCCACCCCTACCTTGGCGACCTGGTGCGCGAGAAGCTGGTCTATTACCCCAGTGTCACCCGTGAACCATTTCACCATCGCGGGCGTCTTACGGATGCGATTGTCGACGGACGCATGAGCGATGCCGCTGGCCTGCCGTCGCTGAATCCGGAAACGGATCGGGTGATGTTGTGCGGCAGCCAGGCGATGCTGGATGACACGAGTGCCTTGTTGGACGGTCGCGGTTTCCAGGTTTCGCCGCGCACACGTGAACCGGGCGACTATGTGATCGAGCGTGCGTTTGTCGAAAGGTGA
- a CDS encoding copper resistance CopC family protein, whose translation MQLNRRVAFATLALLASLNVSAHAILTDSTPKANGSVAAGHVALTLKYNSKIDQGRSRLLLVAADKSETPLAITASADKPNELDSATDLKPGAYVIRWQALALDGHITRGDLPFNVTPAP comes from the coding sequence ATGCAACTCAATCGTCGCGTCGCGTTCGCCACTCTCGCCCTGCTCGCCAGCCTCAACGTCAGCGCCCACGCCATCCTCACCGACAGCACGCCCAAGGCCAACGGTAGCGTCGCGGCCGGTCATGTGGCACTGACACTCAAGTACAACAGCAAGATCGACCAGGGGCGCTCACGACTGCTACTCGTCGCCGCCGACAAGAGTGAAACGCCGCTCGCCATTACCGCCAGTGCAGACAAGCCCAACGAGCTGGACAGCGCGACGGACCTGAAGCCCGGCGCTTATGTCATCCGCTGGCAGGCACTGGCTCTGGACGGACACATCACGCGCGGCGACCTGCCGTTCAACGTGACGCCCGCGCCCTGA
- the ahpC gene encoding alkyl hydroperoxide reductase subunit C translates to MSLINTEIKAFKASAFKDGQFIDVTDATLKGKWSVVVFYPADFTFVCPTELEDLADHYEQFQKLGVEIYGVSTDTHFAHKAWHDTSDAIKKVKYTLIGDPTGTITRNFDVMIEEEGLALRGTFLINPEGQIKLCEIHDNGIGRSAAELLRKVKAAQYVASHPGEVCPAKWQEGDKTLKPSLSLVGKI, encoded by the coding sequence ATGTCGTTGATCAATACCGAAATCAAAGCGTTCAAGGCCAGTGCTTTCAAGGACGGCCAGTTCATCGATGTGACCGATGCCACGCTGAAGGGCAAGTGGTCTGTGGTGGTGTTCTACCCCGCCGACTTCACCTTCGTCTGCCCGACCGAGCTGGAAGACCTTGCTGATCATTACGAGCAGTTCCAGAAGCTGGGCGTCGAGATCTACGGCGTGTCGACCGACACGCACTTCGCACACAAGGCATGGCACGACACCTCGGATGCGATCAAGAAGGTCAAGTACACCCTGATCGGCGATCCGACCGGCACCATCACCCGCAACTTCGACGTCATGATCGAAGAAGAAGGCCTGGCGCTGCGCGGCACCTTCCTGATCAACCCGGAAGGCCAGATCAAGCTGTGCGAAATCCACGACAACGGCATCGGCCGCTCGGCTGCCGAACTGCTGCGCAAGGTCAAGGCCGCTCAGTACGTCGCTTCCCACCCAGGTGAAGTGTGCCCGGCCAAGTGGCAGGAAGGCGACAAGACCCTGAAGCCGTCGCTCAGCCTTGTCGGCAAGATCTAA